The sequence AAATTGCAGAGCCAAGCTTCCAATCTAGCATCCTTGAACTGAACTGCACCCATATATATCCCTGTTCAAGCTTATGGCTACCTATTAAATCAGAGTTTTCTGTATAGGCACTCAACTGAATAATCAAAGTAGAAAGCAGTGAAAGGGAATGAAGGGTACTGGATTTCTTTCCTGCTAAAGCGAGTgccaaaataattaaaagagaagGTCATATAATTCCTCCACAGAAGAGGTATTTCAAAGGACAATCTGGAAATGTAGTTGGAGGTTGTTATCACATTAAGAGTTTGGTTAGTTATTTGGAGGTAGCTATTTAAAAGGCCTTAGGCACCCAAAGTGAAGCCAGTGCCTAATCAGAATATTGCAGCTGTAAAGGTTCCTCTGGGTTGTCACTAGAGGTCAGTCTGCACCGTTGGGTTCCTGCTCTTCCTTCGCAATTTGGACCTCTCTACTAGCACCCCCGAGGATTCCCCAATAGAACAAGGCAGGTCACGAAAATCCCCTAAGAACTCTAAATATTGTTTTCAATCCTTCAGCAGTGTTTATTACAGTCTGTGAAAAGTTGATGGTTACAAATGAAAACCTGAACACTTGGAGGAGACAGGAGTATTTTTGGAGAGTGTTGTATTAATTACTTAGGAAACTCCCTGCCACTCCCTAGGATTTGTTGTTCTTTACAGGTAACCTCAAAGCTGGAGTTGGGAAGACCCTCTGCCAGGTAGGTGTGCACCTGCAGGGAGATGGCCCCAGGCATGGAACGCACAGGCTGGTCCTACTGCCTCTGCAATACCGGGCCCAGGTTTCATGCAGCGAGAGCTGGGACTTGCTGCACACATGAAGCCAAAGCTCCACACATACACGATCCCTGCACACACACAACCAGAGCAGTGCTGGACACACATAGATCAGCCACACAGCCTCAACTGCAGGTCAGGCATAAACCAGCATTTGACCAGTTGTGGATGGGTTGTGCctctttcaaagggcagatccatGACCTAGATCTGGTGGATCAGTGGCTTGAGACAGTGTTCCTCTAAGTCTGGATTCTAGCCCCTCTCTACACACACAGGATATTTCCCTGCCCTCTTAGGGTGATTTGCCATATGTAAGGTTTTTATATCTTTAGTGATCAGATATCTGGAGTTTCCTTTGGTCATGGTATCTTGCTGGTGTTCTGAGCTAACCATGGATTGTTTTGAGTATCACCAGTTTTATAGTGTTGTGTTGCTCACTTAAAATTATGTGCAGATTGATATCCACAGAAGGACAAAGATTTTGTTATGCTGAACACTGCAGAGAATAGCCTTTAGGCAATTTGCTATCCAGTGAGATTCAAGCTATGATTTGGATACCCAGATACTTTTTATGAAATGCACAAGATAATTCCTATCCTCACATGCTTAAGTTAAGTGTCCAGCAAGCCAAGGAGAAACTTTGATGATCAAGAGCAAACACTAAGAAACAAATGTGGCCTTAACATCCTTCGTCCCTCCTTAATTTAGGTCTGTCTGGGTACTGGAGTTAGGTGTTCATGATCTCCTGGTCTCACATAATGGCACCATGCAGCTGTCCTTTATCTGTTAGTACGAGCATTAAGGCTTTCTCCCAGAATGTGTAAGACCCAGAGGCATCCCTTGCAAATCCTTTGACACGTTAGGCTGCTAGAGTGGGGAGCTGGAAAGCTCTCAGGCTGTGAAAGCCATCTCACATTGCATGGCATATTGAAATTTTAACTGAACCAGGGCCTGGGAGCAAGAACAAGTCAGGTGTTTTGTAGTCCACTTATAGAGTCAGGTGGTTAATCATTATCCTTGGAAACAGGAAACCTAGTATCCAGACCTGGATCCAATTTATGTTTCTACATTTTATAGCAATTTACTTGTACAAGGAAAAACATATCCTGGTGCTTCCTCTCTAGGGCTCACACCTTAACCACTAGGCTGTGAAGCAATGTCCAgtgattttctttccctttctgatcCAGCAATGGTGAGCAATTCATGCAACATGAAACGATTTCAAGCCAAAAGATTCGAGCCAGTCTGCAGTCTGGAAACACATGGTAGCCCAGAGGTTCAGTAATTTCCCAGGGATGTGGAAGGAGGAAAGTTTAGTCTTCCAGGTTGTGAGCGTGAGCTCGGATCACTAATGTAGcatttgaaaagggaaaagaagagagcgCAGGCTGCACACGCGCTGAAGGCAGGACAGCAGAAAAGTGGCTAGACATAGGTGCAAGGGGATGGGAGGAATTAAACTAAGTTTACAGTCCCTCCTAACAGCAGGGCCTGATAGGGGGGAGTGCTCCATGAGTCAGGGTGCAAGGCTGCCTCCCTCACTTGGGATATGCCCTGCAACCAGCCCTGCCAGAGCGGTCCCAGGGAAACACACGCAGGCGGATGCTACAGACTTAAGCAGATTTAGGCATGCTCAGGAGCAGACTTCCAAGCACAAgaaattttactgaagaaaagctgTTAGGTACCTACAGATCTCAACCAGCAGCTGGTCAGGATTTAGGAACCCAGAGGGACAGTTGTACAGTGCTTAGGTCCCCAAGTTCTGTGGATATATCTTCACACAATGATTTTCAGAGTCTTTGCATTTCTATAAATATGTCCATGAGCTGCCGGCTCACTTCTGTGGTTCCTCTCCAGGTACCTTGCAAAATCTCAGCATCTGCCCAGGTAGCAAGCGTCCAAGGCTGTAGTAAAAGTCTCTGCTGCCTTGAAAAAGAAACAGCGGCTTCTCATTgcaagcagcagagctggctgcttCCAACCCAAACCTGAACTCTACAACAGGAATTACTGATGTGCAGTAAACCTAAAGGAGTCTGCAAAGCGTAATTGCCGCTAATGGCAATGCAATTTTGCCTGGACAGAAATAGCAAGTTTGCTCTGTATCTGAACTTAGAGGTGACAAACAGCCCTCTGCAGAAATGCTTTTTAGCAGAGTTGAAATGGACTCCCAGCATTCTGGACAAATGTTGAAATTTGGCtatgggagcagggagagggaatAGTGAGGGGTTACAAATGTTGTGTTCATATATGCATCCCATACACAGTTTTGAGGTATTAATGAATTTGCATTTTGGCAGGAAAACCAGAACTGTTTAATTTCTGCATCTTCTAAAGGAAGTATTTTGacctttccatttaaaattaacGTTCATAATTTAATAATTAATGTTAGTGTCTTAatttgttaaaacattttaaaaagaaatgtctaACCTTGCCATAAGAAGTTTCACAGCTTGAAATGATACTTTTTGTCATGCCCTTAAAAGCTCACTTCAGATCAACCTCAAATTATTTCCCCATTTTTTCTTTGGAACAGTCAATGGGACAATCCCCTGTCCCTGCCCTTCTCCTGCACGTGAGAGCAGTGACCCGCGAGCTCCAAGGCTACTCACACCAGAGGATTTGAACTTGCATTAATTGAAACACTGGCAAGTATCAATGCAGACCCTTTACAAGCATTTTTGCAGAACACAAACCTTCATGGCTCGGTTTTAGCTGAGCCCAGAAATATCCTGGAGCAAATGATTTGAAGTGGCTGCTTCCCCCACCCCCGATCCCCCTTTTTTATTTACAATTGTGCTGATTACCTGGAGTGAATTACCAGTCTGAAGCACAGCAAGAAGAAACCCTGCTGCTTCATCGCCCCAGGAGAGACATCTGCTTTGTCACACGCGGTTTGGGTGCTGGGTTTCCCCTCTGCAgccggggaggaggctggggacCACGATGCCAGGGGGGCCTCATATTGTCCCCTCCCAATCAAGGCAACGCAACACCTCTCCGTGCAGCTGGAAGTCCAGTCCTCAGGTTTCTCCTTCGCTATCTGGTTTGCTCTGTATCCTGCCAGAGGGGATGGGGGAAGCTGGAAAAGCAGATGGAGGGGAACGGGGAGCAGAGCACTCCTTGtcccctctcttcctctgccaaaGGCCAGCAGCACTTTCCCAGGACCCTAAGAGAGGGGAAAGGGACCAAGCCCGAGCAAGCAGGAGCCTCAGATCTGCTTGTCCCAGCTGTTCCCATCAGGGTAGCTGTGCAGTGGGACGCAGGCTGCCCTATCCCTGTCCTCGCTGGAGCCCACGGAGCAGTGACCACAGCCAGGCTAGCGCTGCTTGCTGTGCCACTCTGCGGCAGCAAAAAAGCACCcagctccctccccccaaaacatacACACACCTCAGGGGGCTGCTGGCCCCTCACTGCCTGCACCCCCCAGGCTGGGGCGCAGGTTGGGGACACAGCCGAGGCTTCCCAGCCTCAGCCGCTCTCTCCCTCAGTGCCCTGCACATCCTGCATCCTCCCTGGAGCTGGCAGCTTGGGTCCTATTGCCCTCCCCGCTCCTCTTCCCTGGGATGGGGAAGAGGAGCGCTCAATAACATCTCCTAGAGACACCCCTATCCCCAgagcaccaccaccatctcctaCTCTTGTTCTCTAGACACTTTTGAGAGAACAATTTCCATTAACAAGCCTTCGAGAGCAGACACGATCCCCAAAGAGCATCTCCCACCGTTACCGAAGTCCTCCTTACCCATGTCCCTCCCTCCACTTGTCCCTCCAAGGCAGTCAATGTCCTGGGGCCACATGCTTCATAGACTCCTTCCcccctctacccccccccccccgagcccgctGCGCATCTCAGCAGCGCTGCTCGGAGGAGCCGATGGGCAGCATGTCATAGCGGCCGCTGTACACTACCACCCCGGGCGGGTAGTAGGCCAGCTCAGGCTGGACAGCCTCAGCAGGTGAGGAAGGAGCGATGGGGTGGATAGGCACCAAGGCGTGCAgggcctgctcctcctgctcGGGCTTGGTAGTGTCGGTGAAAGGACGCATGGTGGTGAGGGAGGGCGAGGTGATTCTCCAGAGGAGGCTCTTCAGTGCCTTGCGAAACTCCCGGCGCATGAGGCAGTAGAGGATGGGGTTGAGGCAGCTGTTGGAGTGCGCCAGGCACACACTGATGGGGAAGAGGTACACTTGGGAGAGGAAGTACTCAGTGCTGAAGTGCACCACATTGAGTTTGATGAGGACGCCCCACAGTGTGAGTGCTTGGTTGGGCAGCCAGCACAAGAAGAAAGACAACACCACAATCGACACTGACTTGGTCACCTTGGAGCGGCGCTTGGTGCTGGGgccgctgcaggtgctgccgACATGCTTGTCACTGATGAAACGCACCAGGAGCAAATAGCACAGGCTGATGATAGCCAGTGGCACCACGAAGCCCAGCAGCACCTTCTGGATGTGGTACAGCCCCAGCCAGAACTGGGCATTGCTGCTGCGGCCCTCAGGGAACT comes from Struthio camelus isolate bStrCam1 chromosome Z, bStrCam1.hap1, whole genome shotgun sequence and encodes:
- the LOC104147819 gene encoding relaxin-3 receptor 1, with amino-acid sequence MSLSFLEDAPTGNRSNVSFLQLLRNINLERADGMQGDSSGVVRIIISLVYSVVCALGLVGNLLVLYLMKSKQGWRKSSINLFVTSLAVTDFQFVLTLPFWAVENALDFNWLFGKAMCKIVSYVTAMNMYASVFFLTAMSVARYRSVASALKNQRRGDPLGGCCSAKWLCALIWVSAILASLPHAIFSTTASVFDDVLCLLKFPEGRSSNAQFWLGLYHIQKVLLGFVVPLAIISLCYLLLVRFISDKHVGSTCSGPSTKRRSKVTKSVSIVVLSFFLCWLPNQALTLWGVLIKLNVVHFSTEYFLSQVYLFPISVCLAHSNSCLNPILYCLMRREFRKALKSLLWRITSPSLTTMRPFTDTTKPEQEEQALHALVPIHPIAPSSPAEAVQPELAYYPPGVVVYSGRYDMLPIGSSEQRC